One stretch of Candidatus Baltobacteraceae bacterium DNA includes these proteins:
- a CDS encoding acyclic terpene utilization AtuA family protein encodes MITTAEFRLLSTSGLLGYGFPESSLEAGIAREPHMIGVDGGSTDPGPFYLGSGKTVNSRRAMKRDLALMLRAALGANIPLVIGSCGGSGSDPHLEGVAEIVREIAREDGSHFRMALIRAEQDKASLKRRLAAGKIKTLRVGPPPLDEATIDRAAHITAMMGPEPFMRALDEGAQVVLAGRSSDPASWAACAMRAGLPPAPSWYGGKFLECGATAAIPKGHDCLLTWVGEDYVTVEPMNESRRCTPVSVANHSLHENSSPTIFVEPGGILDTTDCRFEALSDRAVKISGMKWSQTPYTVKLEGAEFVGYRSITICGTRDPMLVARLDTFLDEVRASVELKAKALDVKADDYKLVFHVYGHDGVMGPREFIRDVRGHEVGILAEVVASTQEVSSAVLALARVTLLHTDFPGRLCREGNMAFPYSPADIVTEPCYRFSIFHIAQPADPYEMFPIAYEAV; translated from the coding sequence GGAAGCCGGAATCGCACGCGAACCACACATGATCGGCGTCGATGGCGGGAGCACGGATCCAGGTCCGTTTTATCTAGGATCCGGGAAGACCGTCAACTCGCGTCGCGCGATGAAGCGCGATCTTGCGCTGATGCTGCGAGCCGCTCTTGGCGCGAACATTCCGCTCGTCATCGGAAGCTGCGGCGGCTCGGGTTCCGATCCGCATCTCGAGGGGGTTGCGGAGATCGTTCGCGAGATCGCTCGCGAGGATGGCTCGCATTTTCGGATGGCGTTGATTCGCGCAGAGCAAGATAAGGCTTCCCTGAAGCGGCGCCTTGCGGCCGGAAAAATCAAGACGTTGCGCGTCGGTCCGCCGCCGCTCGACGAAGCGACGATCGATCGTGCTGCACACATCACGGCGATGATGGGGCCTGAACCATTCATGCGCGCGCTCGATGAAGGCGCGCAAGTCGTGCTTGCGGGTCGCAGCAGCGATCCGGCGTCGTGGGCTGCATGCGCGATGCGCGCCGGCCTTCCGCCCGCACCGTCCTGGTATGGCGGAAAGTTTCTCGAATGCGGCGCAACCGCTGCCATCCCCAAAGGCCACGATTGTTTGCTGACGTGGGTCGGCGAAGACTATGTCACCGTCGAACCGATGAACGAATCCCGGCGCTGTACTCCGGTCTCGGTTGCAAATCACAGCTTGCACGAGAACTCGAGTCCCACGATCTTCGTCGAGCCGGGCGGAATTCTCGACACGACCGATTGCCGGTTTGAAGCTCTTTCGGATCGAGCCGTAAAGATCTCGGGCATGAAATGGTCGCAAACTCCCTACACCGTCAAGCTCGAAGGCGCGGAATTCGTCGGCTATCGCTCGATTACGATTTGTGGAACTCGCGATCCGATGCTCGTCGCGCGGCTCGACACTTTCCTCGATGAGGTTCGCGCCAGCGTTGAGCTCAAGGCCAAGGCGCTGGACGTAAAAGCTGACGACTACAAGCTCGTCTTCCACGTGTACGGGCACGACGGCGTGATGGGCCCGCGCGAATTCATCCGGGACGTGCGCGGACACGAGGTTGGAATACTCGCCGAAGTCGTCGCCTCGACCCAAGAGGTTTCGAGCGCCGTACTTGCGCTCGCGCGCGTGACGCTGCTGCACACCGATTTTCCGGGACGCCTCTGCCGCGAAGGGAATATGGCGTTTCCGTACTCGCCTGCCGACATCGTTACGGAACCATGCTATCGCTTTAGCATCTTCCACATTGCTCAGCCCGCGGATCCATACGAGATGTTCCCGATCGCATACGAGGCCGTCTGA
- a CDS encoding ABC transporter ATP-binding protein, which produces MTFAVADLEFLAIIGPSGCGKSTFLRIIDGLIPPDSGSVYLSGKQITGPGKGRGMVFQGFDLFPWRTTLKNVEFGLELLGVPKGERVERSRHFIDLVGLGGFENAYPHQLSGGMQQRVGIARALAVDPEILLMDEPFGSLDVQTRDLLQDELARILERDKKTVLFVTHGIEEAIYLADRILVLSARPAKIQMTIEVPFPRPRTDEVKAHPEFLAIRQRIWELLKTSASLSG; this is translated from the coding sequence CTGACGTTTGCCGTTGCCGACCTCGAGTTCTTGGCGATCATTGGTCCGAGCGGATGCGGAAAGTCGACCTTCTTGCGGATCATCGACGGCCTCATTCCGCCGGACAGCGGCAGCGTCTATCTTTCGGGCAAGCAGATAACGGGTCCGGGAAAAGGCCGCGGCATGGTGTTCCAAGGCTTCGATCTTTTCCCGTGGCGGACGACGCTGAAGAACGTCGAGTTCGGTCTCGAGTTGCTTGGCGTGCCGAAAGGCGAACGTGTCGAACGAAGCCGGCATTTCATCGACCTCGTCGGTTTAGGCGGATTCGAGAATGCCTATCCGCATCAGCTCAGTGGCGGAATGCAGCAGCGCGTCGGGATCGCGCGCGCACTGGCAGTCGATCCGGAAATACTCTTGATGGACGAGCCGTTCGGCTCGCTGGACGTGCAAACGCGCGACTTGCTGCAAGACGAGCTCGCGCGTATTCTCGAGCGCGATAAGAAGACGGTGCTGTTTGTTACGCACGGAATCGAAGAGGCGATCTATCTTGCCGACCGTATCTTGGTACTCTCAGCACGCCCAGCGAAGATTCAGATGACGATTGAAGTTCCGTTTCCGCGCCCGCGCACCGATGAGGTAAAGGCGCATCCCGAATTTCTCGCGATACGTCAACGCATCTGGGAGTTGCTGAAGACCTCGGCTTCGCTCTCGGGTTAG
- a CDS encoding DUF4387 domain-containing protein, whose protein sequence is MALIRDIAEVCKSKNAGPFELTIDVVFADRTTYDKVAATRVLGPSLFAKLYNVKPEEVLFTEYPAGLAFKATIPRAVSSGDVGDTDVYGAQQHAPLLDVDIPI, encoded by the coding sequence ATGGCGCTGATTCGTGACATCGCCGAAGTCTGCAAAAGCAAGAACGCCGGCCCTTTCGAGCTCACGATCGACGTCGTCTTTGCCGACCGGACGACGTACGACAAAGTGGCCGCGACGCGCGTCCTTGGTCCGTCGTTGTTTGCGAAGCTCTATAACGTGAAACCGGAGGAGGTGCTCTTCACCGAATATCCGGCCGGGCTAGCATTTAAAGCCACAATTCCGCGCGCCGTCTCGTCCGGCGACGTTGGTGACACCGACGTCTACGGCGCACAGCAGCACGCGCCGTTGCTCGACGTCGACATCCCGATCTAA
- a CDS encoding ABC transporter substrate-binding protein → MSLIRRDAIKLLGGIGGAASLGLPLAASAQAKRALDIELLGFALDIHVPGTAAVFEGIQAMPAYAAPKVARIDQIRTLTSNLVAGSTEFGTPGPTGIFGADEQGSDVKIIGMYYRNTDLVFVVNTDKVKSYKDLEKPDNAVAVNGKGDITHVMLLGPLLKNGVDINKITVVEIGGSGGRMRALLSGRVAAVPIHFDQAGEVAKQGPYKIFFQPWEFYKIWINEIWAAKGSWLKNKDNARAAVDLIKATTVAFRRANRDFNWYVDMYHKYVTLADAKTATPQSLKPLWTQLSTTMRAWPDQNVLTGADFKDLMPLYKAAGDITGSINIDQVVDSSYAEQAMKELGRQGL, encoded by the coding sequence ATGAGTTTGATCAGACGTGACGCAATTAAACTGCTCGGCGGAATCGGCGGCGCAGCTTCACTGGGGTTGCCGCTTGCGGCAAGCGCGCAAGCGAAGCGCGCACTCGATATCGAGCTGCTGGGTTTTGCGCTCGACATTCACGTGCCGGGGACGGCCGCGGTTTTCGAAGGCATCCAGGCGATGCCCGCATACGCTGCGCCGAAGGTCGCGCGCATCGATCAGATTCGGACGCTGACCTCAAACCTGGTTGCGGGCTCGACCGAGTTCGGAACGCCGGGACCGACCGGCATATTCGGCGCCGACGAACAGGGTTCCGACGTCAAGATCATCGGCATGTACTACCGGAACACCGATTTGGTCTTCGTCGTCAACACCGACAAAGTCAAGTCGTACAAAGATCTGGAGAAACCCGACAACGCGGTTGCCGTCAACGGCAAAGGCGACATCACACACGTCATGCTGTTGGGTCCGTTGCTCAAAAACGGCGTCGACATCAACAAGATCACCGTTGTCGAGATCGGGGGCTCGGGCGGCCGGATGCGTGCACTTCTCTCAGGACGCGTCGCGGCTGTTCCGATTCATTTCGATCAGGCCGGTGAAGTCGCCAAACAAGGCCCATACAAGATTTTCTTCCAGCCGTGGGAGTTCTACAAGATCTGGATCAACGAGATCTGGGCCGCCAAGGGTTCGTGGCTGAAGAATAAGGATAATGCGCGCGCTGCCGTCGATCTGATAAAGGCGACGACCGTCGCATTCCGGCGTGCGAATCGTGATTTCAATTGGTACGTCGACATGTATCACAAATACGTGACGTTAGCCGATGCGAAGACCGCAACGCCGCAATCCCTGAAGCCGCTTTGGACGCAGCTGTCGACGACGATGAGAGCCTGGCCCGATCAAAACGTTCTGACGGGAGCCGACTTCAAGGACTTGATGCCGCTCTACAAAGCCGCGGGCGATATAACCGGTTCGATCAACATCGATCAGGTCGTCGATTCGTCGTATGCGGAGCAGGCCATGAAAGAACTCGGCAGGCAGGGTCTCTGA